A window of the Dongshaea marina genome harbors these coding sequences:
- a CDS encoding YacL family protein, with protein MDYEFRRFSLDGSYRAFFSMGHEALGRWLIEELGDNISQLEALLKKITEIRDSNREWLYSGKQLNLLLSGDEALVQANAIAADSEELEQDLDFYDDEQVSVCGLEDFEKMLQSWSQFVLND; from the coding sequence GTGGACTATGAGTTTCGGCGCTTTAGCCTGGATGGAAGCTATCGTGCTTTCTTTTCTATGGGTCACGAAGCACTGGGCCGCTGGCTCATCGAGGAGCTCGGCGACAACATCTCACAGCTTGAAGCCCTGCTAAAAAAAATAACTGAGATCCGTGACAGCAATCGTGAATGGCTCTACTCCGGCAAGCAGCTGAACCTGCTACTCAGTGGCGATGAAGCCCTGGTTCAGGCCAACGCCATCGCGGCCGACTCAGAGGAGTTGGAGCAGGATCTTGATTTTTATGACGATGAGCAGGTCTCGGTTTGCGGATTGGAAGACTTTGAAAAGATGCTCCAGAGCTGGAGCCAGTTTGTGCTGAATGATTAA
- the aroQ gene encoding gamma subclass chorismate mutase AroQ: protein MQRVSVVLFLLLSLLMLPAIANAQQSSPQSDRLFSLVSKRLQVMKNFAAFKALHHMPVEDLQREKLELAATAELSARYKVDPASAQDFLLAQVAAAKAIQYRWRAYWQTGNIDFTPPDLYIKLRPDLMRLNESILEALHQLLEVRGPVDDGLWPSFEKATKVPMLTLKDQKQLFNALKEVRLSTH, encoded by the coding sequence ATGCAAAGAGTATCTGTCGTACTATTCCTATTGCTGAGCCTGCTGATGCTTCCTGCCATCGCCAACGCTCAGCAAAGCTCTCCCCAGAGTGACCGCCTGTTCTCTCTGGTATCAAAGCGCCTGCAGGTCATGAAAAATTTCGCCGCGTTCAAGGCATTGCACCACATGCCCGTTGAAGATCTGCAGCGTGAAAAGCTGGAGCTGGCAGCAACGGCTGAGCTTTCAGCACGCTATAAGGTTGACCCGGCTAGTGCCCAGGACTTTCTGCTTGCTCAGGTTGCAGCAGCCAAGGCGATCCAGTATCGCTGGCGCGCCTATTGGCAAACCGGCAATATCGACTTCACTCCACCCGATCTCTACATAAAATTGCGTCCGGATCTGATGCGCCTCAATGAGAGTATCCTTGAGGCCCTCCATCAGCTGCTGGAGGTTCGGGGACCTGTTGATGATGGGCTGTGGCCCAGCTTTGAGAAGGCGACCAAGGTCCCTATGCTGACCCTTAAAGATCAGAAACAGCTTTTCAATGCTCTGAAAGAGGTCCGTCTCAGTACACATTGA
- a CDS encoding DUF6388 family protein produces the protein MPYEKHQILKHKAIRRIIAAHPELQALLDNLEQQHARMLGISMDEYRDYNITMFIRSLAEEYQVSYWEIIMLYAANSHDELVGIYEEDYQQLAKSIGIDYDSFYDR, from the coding sequence ATGCCTTACGAAAAACACCAGATCCTCAAACACAAGGCAATTCGCCGCATCATAGCCGCTCACCCTGAGCTGCAGGCGCTGCTTGATAACTTAGAGCAGCAACATGCGCGAATGCTGGGGATCAGCATGGATGAATACCGAGATTACAATATCACCATGTTTATTCGCTCTCTGGCAGAAGAGTACCAAGTCAGCTATTGGGAGATCATCATGCTGTACGCCGCCAACTCCCATGACGAACTGGTCGGGATCTACGAAGAGGATTACCAGCAACTGGCCAAATCGATCGGTATCGATTACGACTCTTTCTACGACAGGTAA
- a CDS encoding adenosine deaminase, producing MDRFIEGLPKVELHMHLEGSLEPELMFRLAERNGVTLPYPDIETLRQAYDFHNLQSFLDLYYQGAQVLLTEQDFYDLAWAYLERCAEDNVRHTEIFFDPQTHTSRGVPFKTVIQGISRALKDGEQKLKISSYLILCVLRHLSEAEAIKTLEEALAYKEHFIGVGLDSSEVGNPPANFAGFFDLARQQGLKLVAHAGEEGPADYIWQALDLLQVSRIDHGVNCTEDPKLVQRLADSRVPLTVCPLSNLKLKVVDEMEQHNLLKLLHSGLCVTVNSDDPAYFGGYMTQNFKAIAEALNPDCEEIRQLSLNAVEASFLPDSAKRELVQEILRYQG from the coding sequence ATGGATAGATTTATTGAGGGGTTACCTAAGGTTGAGCTACATATGCACCTTGAGGGGAGTCTGGAGCCCGAGCTGATGTTTCGCCTGGCTGAGCGCAACGGAGTGACCCTTCCCTACCCGGATATAGAGACACTGCGCCAGGCTTATGATTTTCATAACCTGCAATCCTTTCTGGATCTCTACTATCAGGGAGCCCAGGTGTTGCTCACAGAGCAGGATTTTTATGACTTGGCCTGGGCCTATCTGGAGCGCTGTGCCGAAGATAATGTACGACACACAGAGATCTTCTTTGACCCACAAACCCATACAAGTCGCGGGGTCCCGTTTAAAACGGTTATCCAGGGGATCAGCCGCGCCCTCAAGGACGGGGAGCAGAAGCTTAAGATCAGCTCCTATCTTATCCTGTGTGTCCTGCGTCACTTAAGTGAGGCCGAGGCGATCAAGACCCTGGAGGAGGCTCTAGCCTATAAAGAGCATTTTATCGGGGTTGGTTTGGATTCATCCGAGGTGGGAAACCCTCCCGCTAACTTCGCGGGCTTTTTTGATCTGGCACGGCAGCAGGGGCTTAAGCTGGTGGCCCATGCGGGTGAGGAGGGGCCCGCGGACTATATCTGGCAGGCCCTTGATCTATTGCAGGTGTCGAGAATAGATCATGGAGTGAATTGCACCGAGGATCCCAAGCTGGTGCAGCGGCTGGCAGATAGCCGGGTACCCCTGACCGTCTGCCCCTTATCCAACCTCAAGCTTAAGGTAGTCGATGAAATGGAGCAGCATAATCTACTCAAGCTGCTTCACTCCGGGCTGTGTGTGACGGTCAATAGTGATGATCCCGCCTATTTCGGGGGGTATATGACACAGAATTTCAAGGCGATTGCCGAGGCTCTCAATCCCGATTGTGAGGAGATAAGGCAGCTCTCACTGAACGCGGTGGAGGCAAGTTTTCTGCCAGACAGTGCCAAGCGTGAGCTGGTGCAGGAGATCCTTCGTTATCAGGGGTAG
- a CDS encoding chemotaxis protein CheW, translating to MSEQETVTQSESNSNTNNSHLNPWVVFKLFEEKYALKAVTIQEVFRIVDIVPVPGAPDYILGIINSRGIIITIIDLRTRFGLPFAEPNDSSRIIVLENDNHPIGLLVDTVAEVIWMSDSDIGSAPGIGTEATAEFIQGVSQQGDNNELLILLNLERITDDEP from the coding sequence ATGAGTGAACAAGAAACCGTCACCCAGTCTGAATCAAACAGCAACACTAACAATAGCCATCTCAACCCCTGGGTTGTTTTCAAACTCTTCGAAGAAAAGTACGCTCTGAAAGCTGTCACCATTCAGGAAGTTTTCAGGATTGTCGACATTGTTCCTGTTCCCGGCGCCCCCGATTACATTTTGGGGATCATCAACTCTCGCGGCATCATCATCACCATCATTGATCTACGCACCCGCTTTGGCCTGCCGTTCGCTGAGCCGAACGATTCATCAAGGATCATCGTTTTAGAAAATGACAATCATCCGATCGGCCTGCTGGTCGACACGGTCGCCGAGGTGATCTGGATGAGTGACTCCGATATTGGTTCGGCCCCGGGAATCGGAACCGAAGCCACCGCTGAGTTCATCCAGGGGGTCAGCCAGCAGGGAGATAATAACGAGCTACTGATCCTGCTCAACCTAGAGCGGATCACCGATGATGAGCCCTAA
- a CDS encoding EamA family transporter, protein MPLLAIILIIISAAMHVGWNLISKRQQPSAAFFMIANAMGVAMLLPALLLPGRLPLSDVPAQIWWLLGLTSFCMAVYSAALAGAYRCGQMSVAYPVARAMPVILVALVASSIGHSVALSWQSITGSVLVAGGCLLLPLLRFSELRLSNYRNLSCALALLAALGTVGYSLIDYDALQLLNRLRAPGVSTLLQTLLYAGLETGLCALWLGLFVAVRRRERHQLRELWHGGLRQAVLAGHIMYLGYLLVLIALTLVTNVSYVVSFRQLSIPLGAACAIIFLKEPASHPKTAGVAIVFIGLLLVVTG, encoded by the coding sequence ATGCCTCTTCTTGCCATTATTCTCATTATCATTTCGGCCGCCATGCATGTGGGGTGGAATCTTATCAGCAAGAGGCAGCAGCCCAGTGCGGCATTTTTTATGATTGCCAACGCCATGGGAGTGGCGATGCTCCTTCCCGCTCTGCTATTACCGGGTCGCTTGCCGCTGTCGGATGTTCCGGCGCAGATATGGTGGTTGCTTGGGCTGACCAGTTTTTGTATGGCGGTCTATAGTGCAGCGCTTGCCGGGGCCTATCGCTGTGGTCAGATGTCGGTGGCTTACCCGGTTGCACGGGCAATGCCCGTCATTCTGGTTGCCCTGGTGGCATCGAGTATCGGCCATAGCGTGGCGCTGTCGTGGCAGAGTATCACCGGAAGTGTCCTGGTTGCGGGCGGTTGCCTGCTGCTTCCCCTGCTGCGTTTTAGTGAGTTGCGCCTGTCCAACTACCGGAACTTAAGTTGTGCCCTGGCTTTGCTGGCCGCTCTTGGGACCGTGGGCTACTCGCTTATTGACTATGATGCCCTGCAACTTTTGAATCGCTTGCGTGCTCCCGGTGTCAGTACCCTGTTGCAAACCCTGCTATACGCAGGTCTTGAAACAGGCTTATGTGCTTTGTGGCTCGGCCTGTTTGTTGCAGTGCGCCGCCGAGAGAGGCATCAGTTGAGGGAGCTTTGGCATGGCGGACTCAGACAGGCGGTCCTTGCCGGGCATATCATGTACCTTGGCTATCTTTTGGTATTGATCGCCCTGACCCTGGTGACGAATGTCAGTTATGTGGTGAGCTTTCGCCAGTTGAGTATTCCGCTGGGGGCGGCTTGCGCCATTATTTTTCTTAAAGAGCCCGCCAGTCACCCTAAAACGGCCGGGGTGGCCATCGTATTTATTGGCCTGTTGCTGGTGGTAACCGGCTAA
- a CDS encoding DUF350 domain-containing protein produces MNTGKELADRDNFAFGISLAGSIMAIALVLTGAIENQTAFTLSRELVGITIYGLIGLLLIQIGRWIHDKLILAELDKTEEIRQRNVSVALVDAAASVSTAIVIRAVLKWVHGFDGYALLGIITGFVVAQALLLFITRLREYYYRRDNQGASLQQALQLFQIPLAIRHGGEMISTALVISSASRFVPYRPESLVVNFLGWLLFSLFAMILLNLLVEIAKRVILHGIDRCREVDRQQNTGVASLEAAISIGIAFCLTALMG; encoded by the coding sequence GTGAACACGGGTAAAGAGCTCGCCGACCGGGATAACTTTGCATTTGGTATTAGCCTCGCAGGTAGCATCATGGCGATCGCCCTGGTACTGACCGGAGCCATAGAAAACCAAACCGCCTTTACCCTATCTCGTGAACTGGTCGGAATCACCATCTATGGGCTGATAGGGTTATTGCTGATTCAGATCGGCCGCTGGATCCACGATAAGCTGATCCTCGCCGAGCTGGATAAAACCGAAGAGATCCGCCAGCGCAATGTGAGTGTTGCCCTGGTCGATGCCGCGGCCTCTGTCTCAACCGCCATAGTGATCCGCGCGGTTCTGAAATGGGTACATGGCTTCGATGGTTACGCTCTGCTTGGGATCATCACCGGGTTTGTCGTCGCCCAGGCCCTGTTGCTGTTTATCACCCGGCTGCGTGAGTATTATTACCGCCGGGATAATCAGGGAGCCTCACTGCAGCAGGCACTACAGCTTTTTCAGATCCCCCTGGCGATCCGCCATGGTGGCGAAATGATCAGTACGGCTCTGGTGATCTCAAGTGCCAGCCGATTTGTCCCCTACCGTCCCGAAAGTCTGGTGGTCAACTTTTTAGGCTGGCTACTGTTTAGCTTGTTCGCCATGATTCTGCTCAATCTGCTGGTCGAAATCGCCAAGCGGGTGATCCTGCATGGCATCGATCGCTGCCGTGAGGTGGACCGCCAGCAAAATACCGGAGTTGCCAGCCTTGAAGCCGCCATCAGTATCGGGATCGCATTCTGTCTAACCGCTCTGATGGGCTAA
- the glnE gene encoding bifunctional [glutamate--ammonia ligase]-adenylyl-L-tyrosine phosphorylase/[glutamate--ammonia-ligase] adenylyltransferase, whose product MDRLPKELVCHADPYWQRLKSELETQELSQEQLSQLHQACAYSDFIASACIREPELAVVLLDSESCQRNYQGQLQTLLQSVGTEAELHRQLRRFRQQELARLAWFQLFGCLEIEDLLIRQSDLADALIQGARDWLYAKLTERWGTPVNDNSEQQSLLVIAMGKLGGRELNFSSDIDLILAFMEHGQTRGGERSCSNQEFFTKLGRQLVRALDEMTADGQVYRVDLRLRPFGDSGPLVASFAALEDYYLCHGRDWERYALIKARLIGSSALEHQELHQLLRPFVYRRYIDFSVIQALRSMKGMINAEIRRRDLRDNIKLGAGGIREVEFIAQSFQLMRGGREPALQTQSLLSALEQLSADKMLPDEQVCELRKHYLYLRQVENYLQLFNDKQTQTLPSESHERLRLCSLLGFATWQDCQQQIAGVMASVHGVFLQIAGEGDAQSESAAPFWFELWNSPFTPENCVEQLSQRISGPRLSSWPVLWMGS is encoded by the coding sequence ATGGATCGATTACCCAAGGAACTTGTTTGTCACGCAGATCCCTATTGGCAGCGCCTCAAGAGTGAACTTGAGACACAAGAGCTGAGTCAGGAGCAGTTATCTCAATTGCATCAAGCCTGTGCTTACAGTGATTTTATTGCCAGTGCCTGCATTCGTGAACCCGAACTCGCAGTAGTATTGCTGGATTCAGAGTCATGTCAGAGGAATTACCAGGGGCAGTTACAAACCCTGCTGCAATCGGTCGGGACGGAGGCGGAGCTTCATCGGCAACTGAGGCGTTTTCGACAGCAGGAGCTGGCGCGGCTTGCCTGGTTTCAACTGTTCGGATGTTTAGAGATTGAAGATCTGCTGATTCGCCAGTCGGATCTGGCGGATGCCCTGATCCAGGGCGCCAGGGACTGGCTCTATGCCAAGCTGACAGAGCGCTGGGGGACTCCAGTTAATGACAACTCAGAGCAGCAGAGTCTCCTGGTGATAGCTATGGGTAAGCTTGGGGGACGGGAGCTTAATTTTTCATCCGATATCGATCTCATTCTGGCGTTCATGGAGCATGGGCAGACCCGGGGAGGCGAGCGTAGTTGCAGCAATCAGGAGTTCTTTACCAAGCTTGGGAGACAGCTGGTGCGGGCTCTGGATGAGATGACCGCCGATGGTCAGGTGTATCGGGTCGATCTCAGATTACGCCCCTTTGGGGACTCTGGCCCATTGGTTGCGAGTTTCGCAGCCCTTGAGGATTACTATCTCTGTCATGGCCGGGATTGGGAGCGCTACGCCCTGATCAAGGCACGACTGATTGGTAGCTCAGCGCTGGAGCATCAGGAGCTGCATCAGCTCCTCAGGCCCTTTGTGTATCGCCGCTATATCGATTTTAGTGTGATTCAGGCGTTGCGCAGCATGAAAGGAATGATCAATGCTGAGATCCGGCGCCGGGATCTCAGGGATAATATCAAGCTGGGCGCAGGCGGGATCCGCGAGGTTGAGTTTATCGCGCAGTCATTTCAGCTGATGCGTGGTGGTCGGGAGCCGGCATTGCAGACCCAGAGTTTGTTGAGCGCCCTCGAGCAGCTTAGTGCCGATAAGATGCTACCCGATGAGCAGGTCTGTGAGCTGAGAAAACACTACCTCTATCTGAGGCAGGTAGAGAACTATCTGCAGCTTTTCAATGATAAGCAGACCCAGACTTTACCCTCGGAGTCTCATGAGCGGTTGCGTCTTTGTAGTTTGTTGGGATTTGCAACTTGGCAGGATTGTCAGCAGCAGATCGCCGGGGTCATGGCATCGGTTCATGGGGTATTTTTGCAGATCGCAGGGGAGGGGGATGCTCAGAGTGAGAGTGCAGCTCCCTTCTGGTTCGAGCTATGGAACTCCCCATTTACCCCAGAAAACTGTGTGGAGCAGTTATCGCAACGCATCAGTGGCCCCAGGCTGAGCAGCTGGCCCGTGCTCTGGATGGGATCTTAG
- the glnE gene encoding bifunctional [glutamate--ammonia ligase]-adenylyl-L-tyrosine phosphorylase/[glutamate--ammonia-ligase] adenylyltransferase, whose amino-acid sequence MELPIYPRKLCGAVIATHQWPQAEQLARALDGILEHYQSKTPPKRARESLKALMPQILQQTAQSQQPGLLLERVWRLLTAVMTRPTYLELLVENGGALKQLLALCESSAMVAEQLARYPILLDELLDPCLLAKPTPLDQYRQELQQFMLRILPEDEEGQLEGLRQFKQIQQLRVAAADVSGKLPLMKVSDHLTRLAEVLIEAVANLAWQQLVGRHGLPRVGEYGIERGFAIIGYGKLGGLELGYGSDLDLVFVHDCQAQQPTQGPKAIDSGRFYLKLAQRILHIFTTRTSSGILYDVDMRLRPSGKSGLLVSSCHAYQSYQLNEAWVWEHQALVRARLVYGAEPFRQWFSDVRVQVLQQERDESKLRDEVRLMRQKMMEQSAPRGGFDLKRSHGGIIDIEFIAQYLVLRYTSPACEAMSRWSDTIRILDEAVLAGLLEQEQAKRLQGAYRKLRELIHRHTLDRLEPHLDDVSPERQWVIDAWQQLLGSGGVETKEPQQG is encoded by the coding sequence ATGGAACTCCCCATTTACCCCAGAAAACTGTGTGGAGCAGTTATCGCAACGCATCAGTGGCCCCAGGCTGAGCAGCTGGCCCGTGCTCTGGATGGGATCTTAGAGCATTACCAGAGTAAAACCCCACCCAAGCGCGCCCGTGAGAGCCTTAAAGCCCTGATGCCGCAGATCTTGCAGCAAACGGCGCAGTCACAACAACCGGGCCTGTTACTGGAGCGGGTGTGGCGACTTTTGACCGCAGTGATGACTCGGCCGACCTATCTGGAACTGTTGGTCGAAAATGGGGGAGCTCTCAAGCAGCTACTGGCGCTGTGTGAGAGTAGTGCCATGGTTGCCGAGCAGCTGGCTCGCTATCCGATCCTGCTCGATGAACTGCTGGACCCCTGCCTGCTGGCCAAGCCCACCCCTCTGGATCAATATCGTCAGGAGCTGCAGCAATTCATGCTGCGGATCCTTCCCGAGGATGAGGAAGGGCAGCTGGAGGGGCTTCGTCAATTTAAGCAGATCCAACAGCTGAGAGTTGCGGCCGCAGATGTTTCCGGCAAGCTACCCCTGATGAAGGTCAGCGATCATCTGACACGCCTGGCGGAGGTGTTGATTGAGGCTGTGGCGAACCTTGCCTGGCAACAGCTGGTGGGTCGCCATGGTCTCCCTCGGGTTGGCGAGTACGGGATTGAGCGTGGCTTTGCCATTATCGGCTATGGCAAGCTTGGAGGATTGGAGCTGGGATATGGCTCAGACCTGGATCTGGTGTTTGTGCATGATTGTCAGGCGCAGCAACCGACTCAGGGTCCCAAGGCGATTGATAGTGGCCGCTTTTATCTGAAACTGGCGCAGCGGATACTGCATATTTTTACCACCCGTACCAGCAGTGGCATCCTTTATGATGTTGATATGCGACTGCGTCCATCCGGTAAGTCGGGGTTGCTGGTCTCTTCCTGCCATGCCTATCAGAGCTATCAGCTCAATGAAGCCTGGGTCTGGGAGCACCAGGCTCTGGTTCGCGCTCGCCTGGTCTATGGGGCCGAGCCATTTCGCCAATGGTTTTCAGATGTGAGGGTCCAGGTGTTACAGCAGGAGCGAGATGAATCAAAGCTCCGTGATGAGGTCAGGCTGATGCGCCAGAAAATGATGGAGCAATCAGCGCCCCGGGGTGGCTTTGACCTTAAGCGCTCCCATGGGGGGATCATCGATATAGAGTTCATCGCCCAATATCTGGTGCTTCGCTATACCTCCCCGGCCTGTGAGGCGATGAGTCGCTGGAGCGATACCATCCGAATTTTGGATGAGGCCGTGCTGGCCGGCTTGCTGGAGCAGGAGCAGGCAAAACGACTTCAGGGGGCTTACCGCAAGTTGCGAGAGCTGATCCACCGTCACACCCTGGATCGCCTGGAGCCTCATCTTGATGATGTGTCGCCCGAGCGGCAATGGGTGATCGATGCCTGGCAGCAACTGTTAGGCAGCGGCGGCGTGGAGACTAAGGAGCCTCAACAAGGTTGA
- a CDS encoding histidine phosphatase family protein: MTQNKKLMVGVLFLLTLSCSVRAEPSSKLLWAGVLFRHGDRTPTAALPKHPYPWHQGLGQLTARGMHQEYLLGQSLRERYVQRYSLVEPQFSVSELYVRSTDKDRTLMSASSLLYGLYPPGSGPKLDTGQDALPGGFQPIPIHTVLRSRDPLLRPQELHHKEIYKLQQHYVYASPTWQRTEQSLGKYFANWSRVSGFEIDSLQSAKKFASNLYIRSLHQIPLPAGLSPIELKALIPLAGWIHAEQFKPYPVGVVVGGPWLREVSMQMQAYLKGSSSVRLRLYSAHDTNILGVMSALREPLSTNPPYASRIQAELFRRQGHDRVEFRYNGQPIALPCSLNGRSCSLERFIQYVAGLKPG, from the coding sequence ATGACCCAAAATAAAAAGCTGATGGTCGGGGTACTGTTTCTGCTGACTCTCTCCTGTTCGGTGAGAGCTGAGCCCTCTTCGAAGCTTCTGTGGGCCGGAGTGCTGTTTCGCCACGGGGACAGAACTCCCACCGCAGCACTCCCCAAACACCCTTATCCCTGGCATCAGGGGCTGGGCCAGTTAACGGCAAGGGGGATGCACCAGGAGTATCTGCTTGGACAAAGCCTCAGGGAGCGGTATGTGCAGCGCTACTCCCTTGTGGAGCCGCAATTTTCTGTCAGTGAGCTCTATGTTCGCTCTACGGATAAAGACAGAACCCTGATGAGCGCCAGCTCATTACTCTATGGGCTCTACCCTCCTGGGAGCGGCCCTAAGCTTGATACAGGGCAGGATGCCCTGCCCGGGGGCTTTCAGCCGATCCCGATCCACACGGTCCTACGCAGCCGGGATCCACTGCTCAGACCTCAGGAGCTCCACCATAAAGAGATATACAAGCTACAGCAGCACTATGTGTACGCCTCACCAACCTGGCAGCGTACAGAGCAGAGCCTGGGCAAATACTTCGCCAACTGGAGCCGGGTTTCAGGGTTTGAGATCGACAGCCTGCAAAGTGCCAAAAAGTTTGCCAGTAATCTCTATATCAGAAGTTTGCACCAGATCCCTCTGCCCGCGGGGCTATCACCGATAGAGCTTAAGGCACTGATTCCACTGGCTGGCTGGATCCATGCCGAGCAGTTTAAGCCCTACCCGGTTGGGGTGGTGGTCGGAGGGCCATGGCTCAGGGAGGTTAGTATGCAGATGCAAGCTTATCTTAAGGGGAGCTCTTCGGTGCGGTTGCGACTCTATAGCGCGCACGATACCAACATCCTGGGAGTGATGAGCGCCTTGAGAGAGCCTCTGTCGACTAATCCCCCATATGCCTCACGGATCCAGGCTGAGCTGTTTCGTCGGCAAGGTCATGACAGGGTGGAGTTCCGTTATAACGGCCAGCCGATTGCCCTGCCTTGTAGCCTCAATGGCAGGAGCTGCTCCTTAGAGCGCTTTATTCAGTATGTTGCGGGTTTAAAGCCTGGTTGA
- a CDS encoding GNAT family N-acetyltransferase codes for MPATAKKFRHEEVLCQQIQLNDPLYQQERELRNRILLRPIGIADFGWEMNDHCSAHFVAIKNQQAVGCVLLIQEQADSKQARLSQMAVDTPLQGEGIGQKLVHLLLNYATEQGLERVTCHARDNAVNFYKKLGFEVIGDPFVEVGITHYLMQVEINQALNPQHTE; via the coding sequence ATGCCAGCCACCGCCAAAAAGTTCAGACATGAGGAGGTCCTCTGTCAGCAGATCCAGCTCAATGATCCCCTCTATCAACAGGAGCGGGAGCTACGTAATCGCATCCTGCTCAGACCGATTGGCATCGCCGATTTTGGCTGGGAGATGAACGATCACTGCTCTGCCCATTTTGTTGCTATAAAGAATCAGCAGGCCGTGGGCTGCGTCCTGTTAATTCAGGAACAAGCGGATTCAAAACAGGCACGGCTGAGCCAGATGGCGGTCGATACTCCCCTGCAGGGAGAAGGGATCGGCCAGAAGCTGGTTCATCTGCTATTAAACTATGCGACGGAGCAGGGTCTTGAGCGGGTTACCTGCCACGCCCGCGATAATGCCGTGAATTTTTACAAAAAGCTTGGCTTTGAAGTTATCGGCGATCCTTTTGTGGAGGTGGGCATCACCCATTACCTGATGCAGGTTGAGATCAACCAGGCTTTAAACCCGCAACATACTGAATAA
- a CDS encoding substrate-binding periplasmic protein encodes MKLYGKLLKGYWLLLLMFMAVAFPLGAIGQDKPCVMKMVWEPWPPYQYRSEQGEMTGLDIELVSAVVEEMGCKLELYRRPWVRGLRELESGLLDIQAGASVTAERQAWAYFSDPYRQEVMSLFVLKGKSGQYPLGSLGDIVEMDFSLGINRGTFYGDEFEGLMESYPFIRSTHTFNTEKQKVKALLIGRVDGLIGNPVSTFHILRGLDAVDDVEIHPLKIHSANQHVIFSKESTSAELVKRFNDALRRLKQTGEHQQITLKYLK; translated from the coding sequence GTGAAGCTTTACGGGAAGCTGCTAAAGGGGTATTGGCTGCTATTGCTGATGTTTATGGCGGTTGCCTTTCCTCTGGGCGCAATAGGCCAGGATAAACCCTGTGTGATGAAAATGGTTTGGGAGCCATGGCCCCCCTATCAATATCGCAGTGAGCAGGGAGAGATGACGGGCCTTGATATTGAGCTTGTCAGTGCTGTGGTAGAGGAGATGGGATGCAAGCTTGAACTGTATCGCAGGCCCTGGGTGAGAGGGTTACGTGAGCTTGAGTCAGGGTTACTCGATATACAGGCCGGAGCTTCTGTGACGGCGGAACGTCAGGCCTGGGCTTATTTCAGTGATCCCTATCGGCAGGAGGTTATGTCTCTTTTCGTGTTGAAGGGTAAGAGTGGCCAATACCCCTTAGGGTCTCTTGGCGATATTGTCGAGATGGATTTCTCTTTGGGGATAAATCGGGGCACCTTTTATGGTGATGAGTTTGAGGGGCTGATGGAAAGCTACCCGTTTATTCGCAGCACCCATACTTTCAATACTGAGAAACAGAAGGTGAAAGCCTTGTTGATTGGCCGTGTCGATGGGCTGATTGGTAACCCGGTTTCAACGTTTCATATCCTGCGAGGGCTCGATGCGGTTGATGATGTTGAGATCCACCCGCTTAAAATTCATTCGGCAAATCAGCATGTGATCTTTAGTAAAGAATCGACTTCTGCTGAGTTAGTTAAACGCTTTAATGATGCGCTTCGCAGGCTTAAACAAACCGGTGAACATCAGCAGATCACATTGAAGTATTTGAAATGA
- a CDS encoding GNAT family N-acetyltransferase, with protein MQEHDVGADWITKNFERRDFYLATDTDDNEVGFFSIQHFGKLSYLGYVYLDVKYVGRGFGHELLKFARSKALELGQQSMILLCHPKADWALKAYAKFGFRKILEQSDAITRYRDGILKEYYEEGFHLFEYPLSQ; from the coding sequence ATGCAGGAGCATGATGTTGGAGCAGACTGGATCACAAAGAACTTTGAGCGCCGTGATTTTTATCTCGCAACAGATACAGATGACAATGAGGTTGGCTTTTTCTCAATCCAGCATTTTGGCAAGCTCAGCTATCTGGGTTATGTCTATCTGGATGTTAAATACGTGGGCAGAGGATTTGGCCACGAGCTTCTGAAATTTGCCCGGAGCAAGGCCCTCGAACTAGGTCAGCAATCGATGATCCTGCTCTGCCATCCCAAAGCCGACTGGGCACTGAAGGCTTATGCTAAGTTTGGATTTCGTAAGATCCTCGAACAAAGCGATGCGATCACCCGCTACCGTGACGGGATCCTCAAGGAGTACTATGAGGAGGGGTTCCATCTGTTTGAATATCCCCTGAGCCAGTAG